From Actinoplanes oblitus, a single genomic window includes:
- a CDS encoding alpha/beta fold hydrolase, translating to MTDLFVEEFGTGPLLGYSHGIFFSPRVEDRLGLLDWSRLAGTRRIRRYHQRGHGLSPGEPDPELYTWPRLAGDLLALAGDEPVDWAGSSMGTGTLLWAAARQPERFRRLVLMIPPTVRDGRVASRQAYESGAAGVEAKGKNAWVAIMRGFPRPEIFADVPAWEFDADVPEPLLPAVMRGAARTDLPGDEALRAITQPVLILAWETDPGHPVASAELLAKVLPDARLHVSATSADVRTWPDRIGEFLA from the coding sequence GTGACTGATCTTTTCGTCGAGGAGTTCGGTACCGGGCCGCTGCTCGGTTACTCGCACGGCATCTTCTTCAGCCCCCGGGTCGAGGACCGGCTCGGCCTGCTCGACTGGTCCCGGCTCGCCGGCACCCGCCGGATCCGCCGCTACCACCAGCGCGGGCACGGCCTCTCCCCGGGCGAGCCGGACCCGGAGCTCTACACCTGGCCCCGCCTGGCCGGTGACCTGCTGGCGTTGGCCGGCGACGAGCCGGTGGACTGGGCCGGGTCCTCGATGGGCACCGGCACGCTGCTCTGGGCGGCGGCCCGGCAGCCGGAGCGGTTCCGCCGCCTGGTGCTGATGATCCCGCCGACGGTGCGGGACGGGCGGGTGGCGTCGCGGCAGGCGTACGAGTCCGGGGCGGCCGGGGTGGAGGCCAAGGGCAAGAACGCCTGGGTGGCCATCATGCGCGGCTTCCCGCGCCCGGAGATCTTCGCCGACGTGCCCGCCTGGGAGTTCGACGCCGACGTGCCGGAGCCGCTGCTGCCGGCGGTGATGCGTGGCGCCGCCCGCACCGACCTGCCCGGCGACGAGGCGCTGCGGGCGATCACCCAGCCGGTGCTGATCCTGGCCTGGGAGACCGATCCGGGGCACCCGGTGGCCAGCGCCGAACTGCTGGCGAAGGTGCTGCCGGACGCCCGGCTGCACGTCTCGGCCACCTCCGCCGACGTACGGACCTGGCCGGACCGGATCGGCGAGTTCCTGGCCTAG
- a CDS encoding sigma-70 family RNA polymerase sigma factor, with amino-acid sequence MNDVAEQLEVFRPELTGYCYRMLGSAFEAEDAVQDAMVRAWRGFGAFEGRSALRSWLYKIATNVCLTMLSSAQRRVRPMDLGPAWPGSSTDPGEPRPDEVWVGPVPDARVLPERADPADVVAARDSVRLAFVAALQHLPPRQRAVLILREVLSWSAQEVAALLDTSVASVNSALQRARATLATVDPAPAGPLSADQLSLLARYVSAFEAYDLPALTSLLHEDATLSMPPLPLWLRGHADIVAWMSGTGSGCRGSRLLPVAANGQPAFGQYRPGAAGHTPWSLIVLEPRGDRIAATTNFLDTDRLFPLFGLPPRLA; translated from the coding sequence GTGAACGACGTCGCGGAGCAGCTCGAAGTCTTCCGTCCGGAGCTGACCGGATACTGCTATCGGATGCTGGGCTCGGCCTTCGAGGCGGAGGACGCGGTGCAGGACGCGATGGTCCGGGCGTGGCGCGGGTTCGGCGCGTTCGAGGGCCGGTCCGCGCTGCGGTCGTGGCTCTACAAGATCGCCACCAACGTCTGCCTGACCATGCTGAGCAGCGCGCAGCGCCGGGTCCGCCCGATGGACCTCGGGCCGGCCTGGCCGGGGAGCAGCACCGACCCGGGCGAGCCGCGGCCCGACGAGGTGTGGGTGGGCCCGGTGCCGGACGCCCGGGTGCTGCCGGAGCGCGCCGACCCGGCCGACGTGGTCGCCGCGCGGGACTCGGTTCGCCTGGCGTTCGTGGCGGCGCTGCAGCACCTGCCGCCCCGGCAGCGGGCCGTGCTCATCCTGCGCGAGGTGCTGTCCTGGTCGGCCCAGGAGGTGGCGGCGCTGCTGGACACCTCGGTAGCGAGCGTGAACAGCGCCCTGCAACGGGCCCGGGCCACCCTGGCCACTGTGGATCCGGCACCGGCCGGGCCGCTCTCCGCCGATCAGCTGTCGCTGCTGGCCCGGTACGTGTCCGCGTTCGAGGCCTACGACCTGCCGGCGCTGACCAGCCTGCTGCACGAGGACGCGACGCTGTCCATGCCGCCGCTGCCGCTGTGGTTGCGCGGGCACGCCGACATCGTCGCCTGGATGTCCGGCACGGGCAGTGGTTGCCGCGGTTCCCGGCTGCTCCCGGTCGCGGCGAACGGGCAGCCGGCGTTCGGCCAGTACCGGCCGGGTGCCGCCGGGCACACGCCGTGGTCGCTGATCGTCCTGGAACCGCGCGGGGACCGGATCGCGGCGACCACCAACTTCCTGGACACGGATCGGCTGTTCCCGCTCTTCGGGCTGCCGCCCCGCCTCGCTTAG
- a CDS encoding aldo/keto reductase — protein sequence MTTLGLTGMDLSPAGLGAWVMGGTDWQYAWGPQDDADSIATIHAAVGAGINWIDTAAAYGLGHSEEVVGRAVAALPPADRPLLFTKTGLVWDEPVRRDAPPRRLMTAASVRRELEASLRRLRTDHIDLYQVHWPGDGRLLTWGADDGSEPVGGTELEEYWQTMADLRTEGKVRAIGLSNHGVAELARAEKVAHVDAIQPPFSALVRDAADQIAWSAGNGTGVIVYQPMHSGLLTGTFDAARVAALPANDWRREHPDFTTRLAENLRTVDALRRVAARHGVPVAAVAVAWVLAWPGVTGAIVGARRPEQIAGWLPGANLTLTDADRDEIWHSLGL from the coding sequence ATGACGACACTCGGTTTGACCGGCATGGACCTGTCCCCGGCCGGACTCGGCGCCTGGGTGATGGGCGGCACCGACTGGCAGTACGCCTGGGGCCCGCAGGACGACGCCGACTCGATCGCCACCATCCACGCGGCGGTCGGCGCCGGGATCAACTGGATCGACACCGCCGCCGCGTACGGCCTGGGGCACTCCGAGGAGGTGGTCGGCCGGGCGGTCGCGGCGCTGCCGCCCGCCGACCGCCCGTTGCTGTTCACCAAGACCGGCCTGGTCTGGGACGAGCCGGTCCGGCGCGACGCGCCGCCGCGGCGGCTGATGACGGCGGCCTCGGTACGCCGCGAGCTGGAGGCTTCGCTGCGCCGGCTGCGGACCGACCACATCGACCTGTACCAGGTGCACTGGCCGGGCGACGGCCGGCTGCTCACCTGGGGTGCCGACGACGGGTCCGAGCCGGTCGGCGGCACCGAGCTGGAGGAGTACTGGCAGACCATGGCGGACCTGCGCACCGAGGGCAAGGTACGGGCGATCGGCCTGTCCAACCACGGGGTCGCCGAGTTGGCCCGGGCGGAGAAGGTGGCGCACGTGGACGCGATCCAGCCGCCGTTCTCCGCGCTGGTCCGGGACGCCGCCGACCAGATCGCCTGGAGCGCCGGGAACGGCACCGGCGTGATCGTCTACCAGCCGATGCACTCCGGGCTGCTGACCGGCACGTTCGACGCGGCCCGGGTGGCGGCGCTGCCGGCGAACGACTGGCGGCGCGAGCATCCGGACTTCACCACCCGGCTGGCGGAGAACCTGCGGACGGTGGACGCGCTGCGCCGGGTGGCGGCCCGGCACGGCGTACCGGTGGCCGCGGTGGCGGTGGCCTGGGTGCTCGCCTGGCCGGGCGTGACGGGTGCCATCGTCGGCGCTCGCCGCCCGGAGCAGATCGCCGGCTGGCTTCCCGGCGCCAACCTGACACTGACCGATGCCGATCGCGACGAGATCTGGCATAGCCTCGGCCTGTGA
- a CDS encoding helix-turn-helix transcriptional regulator codes for MILDRRAELGEFLRSRRARLNPDELGLPSIGRRRVPGLRREELARLAGVSVDHYVRLEQGRTLHFSESVLDAVARALRLDPVERDHLYRLARPFSPADPGREQRVRPGLRRLLRSVGDVPAYVIGRDADVLAWNDLAAALLTDFGALAPEQRNMARLVLLDEGIRRLYVDWPAKVRDVAGFLRLDAARHPADPRTRALIDELRAASPEFRAAWAEHRLKDKTHGTYEYQHPVVGPLTLGFEALRLPDDPDQALVAHTVAEGSPSETALRLLSTWRASLVPG; via the coding sequence ATGATCCTGGACCGGCGCGCCGAGTTGGGGGAGTTCCTGCGCTCCCGGCGGGCCCGGCTGAACCCGGACGAGCTGGGCCTGCCCAGCATCGGCCGGCGCCGGGTGCCCGGGTTGCGGCGCGAGGAACTGGCCCGGCTGGCCGGCGTGAGCGTGGACCACTACGTGCGCCTGGAGCAGGGCCGGACCCTGCACTTCTCGGAGTCCGTGCTGGACGCGGTGGCCCGGGCGCTGCGGCTCGACCCGGTCGAGCGGGACCACCTGTACCGGCTGGCCCGGCCGTTCTCGCCCGCCGACCCGGGCCGGGAGCAGCGGGTGCGGCCCGGGTTACGGCGCCTGCTGCGGTCGGTCGGCGACGTGCCGGCTTACGTCATCGGTCGCGACGCCGACGTGCTGGCCTGGAACGACCTGGCCGCCGCCCTGCTCACCGACTTCGGCGCGCTCGCCCCGGAGCAGCGCAACATGGCCCGGCTGGTGCTGCTCGACGAGGGCATCCGCCGGCTCTACGTGGACTGGCCGGCGAAGGTCCGCGACGTGGCCGGCTTCCTGCGCCTTGACGCGGCGCGGCACCCGGCCGACCCGCGCACCCGGGCACTGATCGACGAGCTGCGGGCGGCCAGCCCGGAGTTCCGCGCGGCGTGGGCCGAGCACCGCCTCAAGGACAAGACCCACGGGACGTATGAGTACCAGCACCCGGTCGTCGGGCCGCTGACCCTCGGCTTCGAGGCGCTGCGCCTGCCCGACGACCCGGACCAGGCTCTGGTCGCCCACACCGTCGCCGAGGGCTCGCCGTCCGAGACCGCGCTGCGCCTGCTGTCCACCTGGCGCGCCAGCCTGGTCCCCGGATGA
- a CDS encoding Midasin, giving the protein MKLRRTVSVAIAAAAATATMLSMSGAAMAAGAQSASTSAAAAATKDTDRDGMPDAWEKANGLNPRSNDAKADKDRDGLNNKAEYKAGTNARNADTDRDWMTDGWEVTNRLNPRKDDADADPDDDGLGNAQEFELGYSPRRADTDGNDIVDGDEDPDEDSLSNVQEYRLGYDPRSADSDDNEVTDGEEDLDGDGLSNAQEFLLDDDPESDDTDGDGILDADEDSDGDGAGDLDELTAGTDPQDPADAEIPDDAPSDDVPADDSDSDAGEA; this is encoded by the coding sequence GTGAAGCTCCGCCGTACCGTCTCCGTCGCGATCGCCGCCGCCGCTGCCACCGCGACCATGCTGTCGATGTCCGGCGCCGCGATGGCGGCCGGCGCGCAGAGCGCCTCGACGAGCGCCGCCGCCGCGGCGACCAAGGACACCGACCGGGACGGCATGCCCGACGCGTGGGAGAAGGCGAACGGACTCAACCCCAGGTCGAACGACGCCAAGGCGGACAAGGATCGGGACGGCCTGAACAACAAGGCCGAGTACAAGGCCGGCACCAACGCGCGCAACGCGGACACCGACCGGGACTGGATGACCGACGGGTGGGAGGTGACCAACCGCCTCAACCCGCGCAAGGACGACGCGGACGCCGACCCGGACGACGACGGGCTCGGCAACGCCCAGGAGTTCGAACTCGGCTACAGCCCGCGCAGGGCGGACACCGACGGCAACGACATCGTGGACGGCGACGAGGACCCGGACGAGGACAGCCTCAGCAACGTGCAGGAGTACCGCCTCGGGTACGACCCGCGGTCCGCCGACTCGGACGACAACGAGGTCACCGACGGCGAGGAGGACCTGGACGGCGACGGGCTCAGCAACGCCCAGGAGTTCCTGCTCGACGACGACCCGGAGAGCGACGACACCGACGGCGACGGCATCCTGGACGCCGACGAGGACAGCGACGGTGACGGTGCCGGCGACCTGGACGAGCTGACCGCCGGCACCGACCCGCAGGACCCGGCCGACGCCGAGATCCCCGACGACGCCCCGAGCGACGACGTCCCCGCCGACGACTCCGACAGCGACGCGGGCGAGGCCTAG
- a CDS encoding polysaccharide deacetylase family protein, which translates to MLNRRAFLRTTLAGAAGVAVGAAGMKEIPHLLGLDRPPVAGGYAAAADVLDAVHHPGVAVRYYVETTEPVVAFTFDDGPGPHWTPQVLDVLEEAGVPATFFMVGRNLAKNADLVRGRMDRHEIGNHTWAHDDLATLDLAGVTESLRRTEDEIHKQFNRPVTLLRPPFGHIGGSTMLAADSMGYDVVLWSKAMRELMYKGDPEGQARDIIDSVRPGSILLAHDEGDDRRLVTIRGLATMFAGLRQRGFRMVTVSEMIAGAKKPSGA; encoded by the coding sequence ATGCTGAACCGCCGCGCCTTCCTGCGTACCACCCTGGCCGGCGCCGCGGGTGTCGCCGTCGGCGCGGCCGGCATGAAGGAGATCCCGCACCTGCTCGGCCTGGACCGGCCGCCGGTGGCCGGTGGCTACGCCGCGGCCGCCGACGTGCTCGACGCGGTGCACCACCCGGGCGTCGCGGTTCGCTACTACGTCGAGACCACCGAGCCGGTGGTGGCGTTCACCTTCGACGACGGGCCGGGACCGCACTGGACCCCGCAGGTCCTCGACGTGCTGGAGGAGGCCGGCGTGCCGGCCACCTTCTTCATGGTCGGCCGCAACCTGGCGAAGAACGCCGACCTGGTGCGCGGCCGGATGGACCGGCACGAGATCGGCAACCACACCTGGGCGCACGACGACCTGGCCACCCTCGACCTGGCCGGCGTCACCGAGTCGCTGCGGCGCACCGAGGACGAGATCCACAAGCAGTTCAACCGGCCGGTCACCCTGCTCCGCCCGCCGTTCGGGCACATCGGCGGCTCCACCATGCTGGCCGCCGACTCGATGGGTTACGACGTGGTCCTCTGGTCCAAGGCCATGCGCGAGCTGATGTACAAGGGCGACCCGGAGGGCCAGGCCCGGGACATCATCGACTCAGTGCGGCCCGGCTCGATCCTGCTCGCCCACGACGAGGGCGACGACCGGCGGCTGGTGACCATCCGGGGCCTCGCGACGATGTTCGCGGGCCTGCGCCAACGCGGTTTCCGGATGGTCACCGTCTCCGAGATGATCGCCGGGGCGAAGAAGCCGTCCGGAGCCTAG